The following coding sequences lie in one Porphyromonas asaccharolytica DSM 20707 genomic window:
- the cobM gene encoding precorrin-4 C(11)-methyltransferase translates to MNSKPRIAILAISPDGQKIALQIASQLPDVKLYTTHSEEPSEAFTLLPSLAEGAKSLFAESDVLLFVSAMGICVRTIAPLLRDKHHDPAVLCVDTTGRYVISVASGHIGGANEWTERIAHILGAEPVITTQSDRQGLWALDTLGAESGWSSETAGCSMNAAITTFVNKRPVALLLEMRSEGTAYLERTHPEHVDLYYRYEDIDQSRYDLLIAVSFRLLEDLTIPCLYFRPPLLHLGVGCRHQASPEGVVAHILSDIRAQGYAPSAIATINSIELKRGEPILEELSKHLGKPCHFYSSDELAAIEVPNPSERVATATGSTSVSEASALAASQGGLLIIEKQKGCLSPQSDFTYSLAVAPEGLPHGHIEIVGAGPGDPELISVRGKHFLERADLILYAGSLVPIELTYYAKEGATVRSSADMNLEEQFALMKEFYDKHALIVRLHTGDPAIFGAIQEQMALFDEAGMSYHITPGISSFLAAAAELRSQFTIPERVQTIILTRGGGRTPMPEREQLHKLAASQSTMCIYLSATLAEEVQRELLVHYPPTTPVAVCYKLTWPEQRIYRGPLSELAQIVREHHLTLTTLMVVGDAIDNRAGLSKLYNDNFKHLFRR, encoded by the coding sequence ATGAACTCAAAACCACGCATAGCGATCCTTGCCATCTCTCCCGATGGTCAAAAGATCGCACTACAGATAGCGAGCCAACTGCCCGACGTAAAGCTCTATACGACACACAGTGAGGAGCCTAGCGAGGCATTCACTCTGCTGCCCAGCCTTGCCGAGGGGGCTAAGAGTCTCTTTGCCGAGAGCGATGTCTTACTCTTTGTCTCCGCCATGGGGATCTGCGTTCGCACCATTGCCCCACTGCTCAGAGACAAGCATCATGATCCTGCGGTCCTCTGCGTAGACACCACGGGGAGGTACGTCATCTCCGTTGCTTCGGGACACATCGGCGGTGCCAACGAGTGGACCGAACGCATCGCACACATACTAGGTGCCGAGCCAGTCATCACCACGCAGAGCGACCGTCAGGGGCTGTGGGCGTTAGACACTTTGGGCGCTGAGAGCGGGTGGAGCAGCGAGACCGCCGGCTGTAGTATGAACGCTGCCATCACCACCTTTGTCAATAAGCGCCCCGTCGCTCTGCTCCTTGAGATGCGCTCCGAGGGTACCGCCTATCTAGAGCGCACCCACCCAGAGCATGTGGACCTTTACTACCGCTACGAGGATATTGACCAAAGCCGCTACGACCTCCTCATAGCGGTGAGCTTCCGCTTGTTGGAGGACTTGACGATCCCTTGTCTCTACTTCCGCCCGCCACTCCTGCACCTCGGTGTGGGTTGTCGTCATCAGGCAAGTCCCGAGGGTGTCGTGGCGCATATCCTCTCCGATATTCGTGCCCAGGGGTACGCCCCTAGTGCCATCGCCACGATCAATAGCATCGAGCTCAAGCGAGGCGAACCGATCCTCGAGGAGCTCTCCAAGCACTTAGGTAAGCCTTGCCACTTCTACAGTAGCGACGAGCTAGCCGCCATCGAGGTACCCAACCCCTCAGAGCGTGTCGCCACCGCCACGGGTTCGACGAGCGTCAGCGAAGCCTCCGCACTCGCAGCCAGTCAGGGCGGACTCCTGATTATAGAAAAGCAAAAGGGCTGTCTCTCCCCGCAGAGCGACTTTACCTATAGTCTTGCCGTAGCTCCCGAGGGGTTGCCCCACGGACATATAGAGATCGTTGGGGCGGGACCGGGAGACCCAGAGCTAATATCCGTGCGTGGTAAGCACTTCCTCGAGCGAGCCGACCTGATCCTCTATGCTGGTAGCTTAGTCCCTATCGAGCTAACCTACTATGCTAAGGAGGGTGCCACCGTGAGAAGCTCTGCCGATATGAACCTCGAGGAGCAGTTCGCCTTGATGAAGGAGTTTTACGACAAGCACGCTCTCATCGTGCGGCTACACACGGGAGACCCCGCCATCTTTGGCGCTATCCAGGAGCAGATGGCACTCTTTGACGAGGCAGGTATGAGTTACCACATCACGCCCGGCATCTCCTCCTTCCTAGCCGCCGCAGCAGAGCTTAGGTCTCAGTTTACCATCCCCGAGCGTGTGCAGACCATCATCCTAACTCGAGGCGGCGGTCGCACGCCAATGCCTGAGCGAGAGCAACTGCACAAGCTCGCTGCCTCGCAGAGCACGATGTGCATCTACCTCAGTGCCACCCTTGCCGAGGAGGTGCAGCGGGAGCTGCTCGTTCACTACCCACCCACGACACCCGTGGCGGTCTGCTACAAGCTCACTTGGCCTGAGCAGCGCATCTATCGTGGCCCACTCTCCGAGCTAGCGCAGATCGTTCGCGAGCACCACCTCACGCTCACCACACTGATGGTCGTCGGGGATGCTATCGACAATCGTGCGGGGCTCTCCAAGCTCTACAATGACAACTTCAAGCACCTCTTCCGCCGATGA
- a CDS encoding bifunctional cobalt-precorrin-7 (C(5))-methyltransferase/cobalt-precorrin-6B (C(15))-methyltransferase yields MKIILIGLSDDREQRWSPELLERLAGERVFSGGARHHEIVREILPTEYHWIDITPPIDDVIEQYKAYDTVVVFASCDPIFNGIGQRIMQLLPEAEIELHPYFHSLQLLAHAALLPYQDMHVVSLTGRPWQAFDAALISGERMIGILTDRKEHTPQRIAQRMLDYGYDNYKVIVGEHLGNRELQQLSRLSIAEMAERTFAYPNNLILIQTKPLLRPFGIPDADFIPLNGRERMITKRAIRLETLSQLDLHQAHVLWDIGSCTGSVSIEARLQQPSLQVVAFEIRPEGAELLDANARRHHTPGITFCGGDFLCADLNPLPQPDTVFIGGHGGHLQEIVEEAWHRLAIGGRIVFNSVSSESEETFRRAIASVGGSIASTTRMQIDDYNPIAVLQATKSTH; encoded by the coding sequence ATGAAAATCATCCTCATAGGACTTAGCGACGACCGAGAGCAGCGGTGGAGCCCAGAGCTGCTGGAGCGGCTCGCTGGCGAGCGCGTCTTCTCAGGAGGGGCACGGCATCACGAGATCGTTCGAGAGATCTTGCCGACGGAGTATCACTGGATCGATATAACTCCACCGATAGACGATGTGATCGAGCAGTACAAAGCGTACGATACGGTCGTCGTCTTCGCTTCGTGCGACCCCATCTTCAACGGTATCGGGCAGCGCATCATGCAGCTTCTTCCCGAGGCTGAGATCGAGCTGCACCCTTACTTCCACTCCCTGCAGCTCCTCGCTCATGCGGCCCTGCTACCTTACCAAGATATGCACGTCGTGTCGCTCACGGGGAGACCGTGGCAAGCTTTTGATGCAGCACTGATCTCAGGCGAGCGCATGATCGGCATCCTGACCGACCGCAAGGAGCACACCCCTCAGCGCATAGCCCAGCGCATGCTCGACTACGGCTATGACAACTACAAAGTCATCGTCGGGGAGCATCTAGGCAATAGGGAGCTACAGCAGCTCTCCCGCCTCTCCATTGCGGAAATGGCTGAGCGCACCTTCGCCTATCCCAATAACTTAATCCTCATTCAGACCAAGCCCTTGCTCCGCCCCTTTGGCATCCCCGATGCGGACTTCATCCCACTCAATGGACGTGAGCGGATGATCACCAAGCGGGCGATACGTCTTGAGACGCTCTCCCAGCTAGACCTGCACCAAGCGCACGTCCTGTGGGATATCGGCTCCTGCACAGGCTCCGTCTCCATCGAGGCTCGCCTACAGCAGCCGAGCCTGCAGGTGGTTGCCTTCGAGATACGTCCCGAGGGCGCAGAGCTCCTCGATGCCAATGCGCGTCGTCACCACACCCCGGGCATCACCTTCTGTGGGGGCGACTTCCTCTGCGCCGACCTAAACCCACTGCCTCAACCTGATACTGTCTTCATCGGAGGGCATGGCGGGCATCTGCAGGAGATCGTCGAGGAGGCGTGGCATCGTCTCGCCATAGGTGGACGGATCGTCTTCAACTCCGTCTCGAGCGAGAGCGAGGAGACCTTCAGACGAGCCATTGCATCCGTCGGTGGCTCCATCGCCTCCACAACCCGTATGCAGATCGATGACTACAACCCGATAGCTGTCTTACAAGCGACCAAAAGCACACACTAA
- the cobJ gene encoding precorrin-3B C(17)-methyltransferase: protein MKKIYIAGIGPGSPEDITPAVHQALREADVVVGYAYYFQFIQEYLHEGAECIDTGMRQERERAKLAIERAEAGQTVCVISSGDAGIYGMAPLLYEMCDERGSNVELEVLPGISAFQKAAALLGAPIGHDLCIISLSDLMTPWAIIERRAIAAAEADFVTALYNPKSIKRYWQLERVRELFLKHRSPDTPVGLVQQAGRPDQRVWTTTLRELDTQEVDMFTVLIIGNSQSYLSKGKIVTPRGYYRNKESDEEKVGQRIMSESFRTILSLLKQPESYPLDHLWAMLHAVHTTADFEMEELLYSDPNAVSRIYQGYVDGKIRTIVTDVTMVASGIRKGALARYGIEVLCYLHDPRVAEMAERLDITRTQAGIRLAVEEHPDALYAFGNAPTALMELAHLIRQGKAHPAGIVAAPVGFVHVCESKHMVKPFHDIPKLIIEGRKGGSNLAATLVNATLSYGDAETLKPGRDL, encoded by the coding sequence ATGAAAAAGATCTATATAGCCGGCATCGGTCCCGGCAGTCCTGAAGATATAACGCCCGCTGTGCATCAAGCCCTCAGAGAGGCTGATGTGGTGGTGGGGTATGCTTACTACTTTCAGTTTATCCAAGAGTACCTACACGAGGGTGCTGAGTGCATCGACACTGGTATGCGTCAAGAGCGTGAGCGAGCCAAGCTAGCTATCGAGCGAGCCGAGGCTGGGCAGACCGTTTGTGTCATTAGCTCTGGCGATGCGGGCATCTACGGGATGGCTCCGCTCCTCTATGAGATGTGCGATGAGCGAGGCAGTAATGTAGAACTAGAGGTCCTGCCTGGTATCTCCGCCTTTCAGAAAGCAGCAGCCCTCCTTGGGGCACCCATTGGTCATGATCTCTGCATCATCTCGCTGAGTGATCTGATGACTCCGTGGGCAATCATCGAGCGACGTGCCATAGCGGCTGCGGAGGCTGACTTCGTTACGGCACTCTACAACCCTAAGAGCATCAAGCGGTACTGGCAGCTGGAGCGTGTGCGGGAGCTATTCCTCAAGCATCGCTCACCCGATACGCCCGTAGGACTGGTGCAGCAGGCAGGTCGTCCCGATCAGCGTGTCTGGACGACGACTCTACGAGAGCTGGATACGCAAGAGGTGGATATGTTTACCGTCCTCATCATTGGCAATAGTCAGAGCTACCTTTCAAAGGGCAAGATCGTCACGCCACGAGGTTACTACCGTAACAAAGAAAGTGACGAGGAGAAGGTCGGACAGCGCATTATGAGCGAAAGCTTTCGCACGATCCTCTCGCTACTCAAGCAGCCCGAGAGCTATCCACTCGACCATCTATGGGCTATGCTACACGCTGTCCATACGACGGCCGACTTTGAGATGGAGGAGCTACTCTATAGCGACCCCAATGCGGTCTCTCGCATTTACCAAGGCTATGTCGATGGCAAGATACGCACCATCGTGACCGACGTGACGATGGTCGCCTCAGGCATCCGCAAAGGAGCCTTGGCACGCTACGGTATCGAGGTGCTCTGCTACTTGCATGACCCACGTGTGGCTGAGATGGCTGAGCGACTAGACATCACCCGCACACAAGCTGGTATACGGCTCGCTGTCGAGGAGCATCCCGATGCGCTCTACGCTTTTGGCAACGCTCCGACGGCACTCATGGAGCTGGCACACCTCATTCGCCAGGGCAAGGCTCACCCCGCTGGAATTGTCGCAGCACCCGTCGGCTTCGTCCATGTGTGCGAGTCAAAGCATATGGTCAAGCCCTTTCACGACATTCCTAAGCTCATCATCGAGGGACGAAAAGGGGGTAGCAATCTAGCGGCAACGCTAGTCAATGCGACCCTCAGCTATGGCGATGCCGAGACGCTCAAGCCTGGTCGTGACTTATGA
- a CDS encoding PepSY domain-containing protein, producing MRWLHKVLGTVCAPLFLLWLISGGVMIFCSFPRLGDKDLPLQDTLAASVALPSEATLLAKLQPGEELTALALTTHCGKPVWRVETSEGGYLWHADSLLTTATDSVPEAWYEQYASRFSSAPIVAVDTIRHIDTWTPYPRVKKDLPLYRYRFDDSEGTYLYLSSQTGDAVQLCTRSERIGASCGTIPHMFYYWWLRQNRTAWLWVISIFASLAVIAAFTGLYLGIRLYVRMWRRTKRLRSPYKRQKTLLWHLVGGVIFGLSLTLFALSGVMSLYDLPSWIVPQHETETKRKEAQVAEAPQLGRSDTYDYRLLLGLVGVQQITWRSYGGHPYYEVQRHGQLESWDALGEAPQPLHLTEEDIKAKLTPVLGTSDMQIELMDHYDNYYVSLNNLYELPIYRISAQDKESSRLYISPTTGETRYYSLNGRVKKWLYPFCHNLRIGFFAEHPTLRIICMLVLVLGGLVVSVSGVVLGFRYLRRVIRRAKSRHNK from the coding sequence ATGCGCTGGCTTCACAAAGTACTAGGCACTGTCTGTGCTCCGCTCTTCCTCTTATGGTTGATCTCTGGAGGGGTGATGATCTTTTGCTCCTTTCCTCGCTTAGGGGACAAGGACTTACCGCTGCAAGACACCCTCGCGGCCTCGGTGGCTCTACCGTCGGAGGCTACGCTACTGGCTAAGCTCCAGCCTGGCGAAGAGCTGACGGCACTCGCACTCACTACGCATTGTGGCAAGCCGGTGTGGCGTGTGGAGACGAGCGAGGGGGGGTATCTGTGGCATGCGGACTCGCTCCTCACGACAGCTACGGATTCGGTGCCAGAGGCTTGGTATGAGCAGTATGCGTCGCGCTTTAGCTCTGCGCCCATCGTGGCGGTTGATACGATACGACACATAGACACGTGGACGCCTTACCCGAGGGTCAAGAAGGATCTGCCCCTTTACCGATACCGCTTTGACGATTCTGAGGGAACTTACCTTTATCTCTCTAGTCAAACGGGCGATGCGGTACAGCTCTGCACTCGTTCGGAGCGCATTGGGGCATCGTGTGGTACGATCCCCCATATGTTTTACTACTGGTGGCTACGGCAAAACCGCACCGCTTGGCTCTGGGTCATCTCGATCTTTGCCTCGCTCGCTGTCATCGCTGCATTTACGGGGCTATACCTCGGGATACGTCTCTACGTCCGTATGTGGAGACGGACGAAGCGGTTGCGCAGTCCCTACAAGCGTCAGAAGACTTTGCTCTGGCATCTCGTCGGTGGTGTCATCTTTGGACTATCGTTGACGCTTTTCGCCCTCAGCGGGGTGATGTCGCTCTACGATCTGCCATCGTGGATCGTGCCTCAGCATGAGACTGAGACGAAGCGCAAGGAGGCGCAGGTCGCAGAGGCTCCACAGCTGGGCCGCTCGGACACTTATGACTACCGCTTGCTGCTCGGCCTAGTTGGCGTGCAGCAGATCACTTGGCGCAGCTATGGCGGACACCCTTACTACGAGGTGCAGCGCCACGGACAGCTAGAGAGTTGGGACGCGCTGGGTGAAGCTCCACAGCCGTTGCATCTGACCGAGGAGGATATCAAAGCTAAGCTCACGCCTGTATTGGGTACCTCCGACATGCAGATCGAGCTAATGGATCACTACGACAACTACTACGTCAGTCTAAACAACCTCTACGAGCTACCGATCTATCGCATCTCGGCACAGGACAAGGAATCGAGCCGTCTCTACATCAGTCCGACGACAGGGGAGACACGCTATTACAGTCTCAACGGGCGGGTCAAGAAGTGGCTCTACCCCTTCTGTCACAACCTCCGCATCGGCTTCTTTGCAGAGCATCCGACACTGCGCATCATCTGCATGTTGGTGCTGGTGCTAGGTGGTTTGGTCGTCTCGGTGAGTGGCGTAGTGCTCGGTTTTCGCTATCTTCGCAGAGTAATTCGTCGGGCAAAGTCTCGCCATAATAAATAG